The DNA sequence CCCTCCCAGTTGCGCATGCCGCGGTTGTCACCCGAATGGCTGTGCAGCCCAGAGCAGTAGGGCGCCAACAACGCCCCGGTCTCGTTCTCGACCACGCCGTCGGCGAAGAACTTGACCGTGTGCGCGGTCAGCAGCTCGTTGCCGGCCGCCTCGGCCAGGCGGCGCTGCTCGGCGAACTGGGTGACCTGCTCGTCGAAGTGGCGCGGATCGGCGTAGAGGGCGAGGTTGAACCGCATCCGCAGGGCGTCCTGGCGCGCGGCTGCTGCGTAGGTCTCGACGTCGGCCGGCTCCACCCACGCGTCCTGCACCCACGTCACGCCGCGCGCCGCGTAGTAGTCGGCGGCGGTGCCCAGCGCCGCGATGCGGACCTGCTCGTCGCGGGCCGGCATGACGCGCATCATCAGGTCGGTGGCGCCCCATTCGCGCAGGGTGCCCAGCACCGAACCGTCCTCGCGGTGCGGGATCTCGCCCAACGGCGGGTCGGGGGTGTCGGCCGTGATCCCGGCTCGCTGCAGGGCAGCCGAGTTGCACCACAGCGTGTGATAGTCCCAGGCGCGCAACACGACTGGACGGTCGGGTACCGCGGCGTCCAGCCAGCGCGCGTCGAACAGCCCGTTCGGGGCCAGGCTGCCGTCGTAGGAGGCGCCGACGATCCACTCGTCGTCGGGGTGTGCGTCGGCGTAACGCCTCACCGCGGTGACGATCTCGTCGACCGAGCCGCAGGCCCGTACGGCGGGGCCGACGGCCTCCAGGCCCCCGTAGAGGGGGTGGGCGTGACCGTCGCCGAACGACGGCATCAGGAAGCCGCCATCCAGGTCGACGACCTGCGCGTCGTCCCGCTGCGCCGCCCGCCCGGTGGCGGTGACGACGCCGTCGGTGACGAGCAGCGCGTCGGTGTCGCCGTCGCCGGTCCAGATGGTGCCACCGGTGAACAGCGTCGAGCTCACTTGACCACCGCCGTCCGCCGGTGTCCCGCGCCGTAGGGACGTTGCGGATCAACAGGTTCGGTGAGACGTCGGTAGGTGTCCGGGCGGCGGGTGAGCAGGAACGGGAACAGCTCCAACCAGTCCCGGCGCTGGTCGAGATCCAGGTCGGCCACCAGCACCGCTTCCTCGTCGCGGGGTGCCTGGACCAGCACCCGACCGTACGGGTCGGAGATGAACGATGAGCCGTAGAACGTGACCGAGCCCTCGTCGCCCACCCGGTTCGGCACCACCATGAACAGCCCGCTGCTGATGCCGTTGGCGACGATGACCTGCTGCCACAGCGGGCGGGTGTCGAAGTCGGGGAACACCGGTTCCGATCCGATCGCGGTCGGGAAGACCAGCAGTTCGGCGCCGCCGAGCGAATAGCTGCGCGCCACCTCGGGGAACCATTCGTCCCAACACGTCGGCAGGCCTATCCGCGCGCCCAGCCCGTCGGGCGCGTAGACCGGGTAGGGGTCCACGGCGGGGCCCGGCCGGAAGTAGGTGTCCTCGTAGTAGCCGGCGGAGATCGGGATGTGCAGCTTGCGGGTGCGAGCGACAAGATTCCCGGCCGGGTCCACCAGGATCGCGGTGTTGAAGCCCAATCCGTCTGGGCCGGGCGCCTTCTCGTAGAGCGAGGCGTGGACGAAGATCCCGTGGGCGCGCGCCGCGTCGGCGGCCAGCGTGACGGTGAGTCCGCCCGCGAGGTCCTCGGCGAGCGCACCGGGGTCGTCGCCGCCAGGCTGGTCGGCGGGGTAGCGCAGCAGCGTGATCTCGGGCAGGAACACCGCCGTGGCACCCTCCGCAGCGGCCCGGTCGATACCGGCGCGCAGTGCGGCGGCCAGTTCGTCGGCGTCGGGCCGCCAGCGGTGCTGGACCAGTCCGACGCGCAGCGGCGCGCGCTGCGACTCGGTCGAGCGCGACAACGGCGGGGGCGCGGTGGCGGTCAGGGTGAGCATCCGACTCCTAAAACGAATGAAGTTCGTTTATTGTGAACTGGGTCACCGGCGAGCGCAAGAGGAGACAGCATGGGACGACCTCGCACGCCGCTGCTGTCCGCCGACCGCATCGCCGACGCCGCGCTGGAGCTGGTCAACGCCACCGGCGGATTCACCATGCCCGCGCTCGCGGCCCGCCTCGGTGTGCGGCCGTCCTCGCTCTACAACCATGTCGCCGGGCGTGACGCGATCGTCGAACTGCTGCGGGAACGAGCCATGTCGGAGGTCGAGCTGCCCAGCCACGACCCGGACGAGCTCCCGCGTCCCTGGCGCGAGGCCGTCGCCGACATCGCCCGCTCCTACCGGCGCAGCTACGCCCGTTACCCGCGGCTGATCCCGCTGTTGACCGCATATCCGGTCAACAGTGCGTCGGCGATCACGATGTACAACACGCTGGCCGCCACGCTGGTGCGGGCGGGCTTCGACCACGCCGACACCCTGCGCGTGATCACGCTGATCGACTACCTCGTCCTCGGATCGGCCCTCGACGTCGCCGCCCCGGACGAACCGTGGCTCGCCAGCGCGGAAGTCGGCCCGGAGTTCGCCGCCGCGCTGGCGACGGCCACCCCCAATCCGCACCGCGCCGACGACGCCTTCGAGTACGGGCTTTCGGTGCTGCTGGCCGGACTCGGGGCTTAGGCTGATGCCATGGCCGACGAGCTCAGCGGTGAACGTGACTTCAACCAACGCAACATCGACGAGTTCCGCGCCAACGGCGGCAAGGTCGGCGGTCAGTTCGAGGGATTTCCATTGCTGCTGCTGACCTCCACCGGGGCCAAGAGCGGGCAGCAACGCATCAATCCCGTCGCCTACTTCGACATCGACGACCGCCTCTACATCGTCGGATCCTCCGCCGGTCGCGACTCGGACCCCTCCTGGGCGTTCAACATTCGGGCCCATCCGCAGGCCAGTGTCGAGATCGGCGCGGACCCGCCACGCCGCGTCACCGTGCGGGAACTGCCCCGCGACGAGAGGGACCGCATCTACCCGGTCATCACCGAGCGCGCGCCCGGCTTCGCCGAGTACGAGACCCGCACCGACCGCGTCATCCCCGTGTTCGAGCTGCAGCCCGCCGACTGACGGGAATGTGACGCGGGTCGCCGCGGTTGGCACCCGGTATGGCGACGATGACCCCTGCCGAACGTGAGCGTTACCTGGCCGACGTGCATGTCGGCGTGATTGCCGTCGAGCGCCCGGAGCGCGCCCCTCTGGCGGTCCCGATCTGGTACGGATATGAACCCGGCGGTGAGGTGCTGCTGTGGACCGACGCGGACTCGGTGAAACACAAGCTGATTCGATCCGCCGGCCGATTCGCGATCACCGTGCAGGACGAACAGCCGCCCTACAAGTACGTCACCGCCGAGGGTGATGTGACGTCGATCGACCCGGCCGGGGCCGCCGAAGTCCGCGCGCTCGCCGTGCGCTACCTGGGCGAGGAGGCCGGCGGGCAGTTCGCCGACGAGAACCTGGGCCCGTCGTCGGTCGTCATCCGGATGCGTCCGCAACGCTGGTTGTCGACCGACTACAGCAGATAGCGGCCGGTTCGGCTCTACAATCTCCCGACAACGTCGAGAGGGGGCCGGGTGGCGCATCGAGGAGTTCTTCCGGTAGTGGCAGCGGTGGTGCTCCTGGCGGGATGCGCTGGCGCGCAGCCGGCCGAGGTGCCGCCCCCGACGGCCGAGGAGAAGGTGGCCGGCGGCGGCGCCGAGACGGACCCCGACGACTCCCATGCCGAGGACACCGGTGAGATGGTCGTCAGCTACGAAGACGCCACCACCCCGGAAGCGGTCAACGGCCGTGCGCTGCTGCAGGACAACGCCGTGCTCGAAGACCTCGCCGACGACGTCAACGACTCGCTGTGGCTGCCGTACGACATTCCGGTGATCGGCGCGCAGTGCGACGAGGCCAACGCGTTCTGGGATCCCGAGGAGAAGTCGATGACGATCTGCTACGAGGACGCCGACCTGAGCCAGCAGATCTTCCGCGACGCCGGCGACGACGATCCTGACGCGTCGGCGGTCAACGCCGAGATCGCCACCTTCTACCACGAGCTCGGCCACATGGCGATCGACCTGTACGACCTGCCGGCCACCGGCCGCGAGGAGGACGTCGCCGATCAGCTGGCCGCCTACGTGCTGCTGCAGCCCGGTGAGGACGGCGCACCCGATCCCGAATCTGTCGCGGCGGTCAAGGATTTCGCGCGAGAGTTTGGCGCCTACGGGCAGCGCCGCGGCGAGGCCGGGCTGGACGACTTCGCCGACGTGCACTCACTGAGCGAGACGCGGATGTTCAATCTGCAGTGCTGGATCTACGGCGCCGACCCGGACGCCAATGCCGACCTGGTGGCCAGCGGCGAGCTCCCCGAAGACCGTGCCGACGGATGCGACGACGAATGGGTCAAGCTCGACCGCGCCTGGAGCACCCTGCTCGAGCCGCACGTCCGGTAGCGGCTGGGCGTCCGGCCCTCGTTGAGACTGCGCTCACGGCGGGGGTCACTCGAACTTTCTCGCAGTGGATGCAGTCTCGTTGAGACTGCGTCCACGGGGCAGGTCACTCGAACTTTCCCGCGGTGGATGCAGTCTCGTTGAGACTGCGTCCACGGGGGAGGCCACTCGAACTTTCCCGCGGTGGATGCAGTCTCAACGGATATCGCTAGGCCGGTGGTGCTGGTGCCGGTGGTGGTGGCGCGGGAGCCGGTGGTGGCGGCGGTGGCAGTGCCGGAGGTGGCGGTGGTGGCGCGGTCAGCAACCGGACGATGTCGGGTTTCATCGCCTGCAGCTGCGCACCCCAGTAGCCCCAGCTGTGGGTGCCGTTGGGCGGGAAGTTGAACACCGCGTTGCGTCCGCCGGCCGCGAGGTACTTGTCGCGGAACTCCTTGTTGGTGCTCAGCGTGATGTTCTCCAGATACTGCGCGCTGAAGCGGGTGCCGAAATCACCCCCGCCGCCGTCGAGATCCGAGGACACCCCGTTGCCGCAGTAGATCCACAGCGCGGTGCGGTTGGCGACCAGCCGGTTGACGTTGACCGTCGGGTCGTTGCGCTGCCAGGCTCCCGATCCGGGCTGACCCCACATGTCGTTGGAGTCGAAGCCGCCCGCGTCCTGCATCGCGAAGTCGATCAACGTTGGCCACAGGCCCTGCGACGGCGCGAGATAACCCGACAACGACGCGGCGAACTTGTACTGACGGGGATACCACGCCGCCATCGTCAACGCGGCGCTGCCCGACATCGACAACCCCACCACCGCGTTGCCGAACGGATCCTGGCCGCGGTTGGCGGCCAGCCACTCCGGCAGCTCGCGCGTCAGGAACGTCTCCCACTTGTAGGTCAGCGTTCCAGCGTGCCCCCGCGCGGGCCGATACCAGTCGGAGTAGAAACTGGACTGGCCGCCGACCGGCATGATCACCGACACCCCGGACTGGTGGAACCACTCGAACGCCGCGGTGTTGATGTCCCAGCCGTTGAAGTCGTCCTGAGCGCGCAGACCGTCGAGCAGCAGCACCGAATGCGGCCCACCGCCTTGGAACTCGACGCGGATGGTGCGGCCCATCGACGGTGACGGCACGTCGAGCTGCTCGATCGGCAGGCCCGCCGGGGAGAAGGCGTGCCCGGTCGGGGCGGGTGGCGCGGTCAGCGCCGCGAACATCAGCAGCGCCGCGGCGGTCACGCGCGCACAGGCGCGGGAGAGCCGCAGCCGTAGGGAGGTCACGCCTGGCGAAGCTAGCAGCGCGTCGCGGTCGGGTCGCAGAACGCGCGGGCCGGTGACCGCCTTGTTATCGAGCTGTTGTCTCGGCGGATCCGGCGCGCACTGCGACACCGTGGGTGCCTGGGCGCGCCGAATTCACCAGCAGGCCCGCGCCAGCGCTGACAGCGACCCGCGAGTCAGCGGCTCGGTCAGCATGACCGGCGACTGGGCCATGAAACGCGGTGTGTGGCCGCGGTGTTCGTCGGCGGCGTGGACGGTGAACGGGTGCAGCAGATACACGTCACCGGGCATCCCGGTGGCGTGGTGCACCGGCCGGGCACTGCTGGCTGCCTCGGCCAGGGTGGCCGCATCGGCGGCGCCAAGCGGCTGGTCGCCGAGTGCCGCAGCGGTGTCACGATGCGAGCCCGCCCGGATCCGTGTCGGCGCGTCGTCGACGGTGACCTCCGACAGCAGGGTCAACAGCAGAACGGTGTGCGGGCGGGCACTGACCGCCCACGACCCGTCGGGCTGCGGGGTGTTCAGGTCGAGGTGCCAGCCCCGGTCGTCGGCGGCGGGGGACACCGGGAAGCGCACAGGGATGTTGCCCAGCGACCCGCGCGGCACCCAACCCCCTGCTCCGCACAGCCCGTCCAGCGCCGCGGCCAACACCGGGCTGTGAGTCAATGCACCGAACGGGCCGGCTCCGGTCAGGTCGGCCGCCCACCGCACCGGCTCGGTCCACGACGACGGGTCGTCGGGGGACAGCCCCAGCTGCGCCCACAACACCGACCGGGCGGCGTCGGCCATCTCCCGCGGCGCGGCACCGGGAATCTTGACGTAACCGTCGGCCACGAACGCCTCGACATCGACCATGCGGGCAGGGTGGCACGCGCAGACATTGCCACGCCAAGTATTTTCCGGCGCGCAATGCGACACCGTGGGTGCCTGCGCGCGCCGGATTCGCTAGAGGTCGACCGACATGGGGCCCACACCCCAGATCTCGTCGCAGTACTCCTTGATGGCACGGTCGGAGGAGAACTTGCCGCTGCGTGCGGTGTTGCGGATCGACATCCGCGACCACGTATCCCGATCCAGCCAGGCCCGCGACACCTCGTCCTGGCAGTCCACATAAGAGCGGTAGTCCGCCAGCGCCAGGAACGGGTCGTGGTGGATCAGGTTGTCGACGATCGGGCGCAACACCTCGGTGTCGCCGTGGGTGAACTCCCCGCGCGCGATGAGTTCCAGCACCGCAGCCAGCTCAGGGTCGGACTCGACGTAGCTCAGCGGCCGGTAACCCTCGGCCTTGACCTTCTCCACCTGGCCCTCGGTCAGGCCGAACAGGAAGAAGTTCTCCGCGCCCGCTTCCTGGCGGATCTCGACGTTCGCGCCGTCGAGCGTGCCGATCGTCAGCGCCCCATTGATCATGAACTTCATGTTCCCGGTGCCCGAGGCCTCCTTGCCCGCGGTGGAGATCTGCTCGCTCAAGTTCGCCGCGGGATAGACCAGATGGGCGTTCTTGACGTTGAAGTTCGGCAGGAACACCACCTTCAGACAACGGTTGACGTCCGGGTCGTTGTTGACCGTGGCGCCCACCGCGGTGATCAGCCGGATGATCCGTTTGGCCATGAAGTATCCCGGCGCAGCCTTGCCGCCGAAGATGAACACCCGCGGCGGAACCGACAGGCCCGGGTTGGTCTTCAGACGGTGATACAGCGCGATGATGTGCAGCACCATCAGGTGCTGGCGCTTGTATTCGTGGATCCGCTTGACCTGCACGTCGAACATCCACGTCGGGTCCAGCTCGATGCCCGTCGTCGCGTGCACGTACTCGGCCAGGCGGGACTTGTTGGCGCGCTTGACATCCCGCCAGCGCTGCCGGAACGCCGGATCGTCGACGAACGACTCCAGGCCGCGCAGCCGGCCCAGATCGGTGATCCAGCCGGGCCCGATGGTGTCGTCGAGCAACTCGCGCAGGCCCGGGTTGGCCAGCGCCAGGAACCGTCGCGGCGTCACCCCGTTGGTGACGTTGCCGAAGCGTTCCGGCCACATCTCGTAGAAGTCCTTGAGCACGCTGGCTTTCAGCAGCTCCGAATGCAGCGCCGCCACCCCGTTGACCGTGTGACTACCCACCGTGGCCAGATGCGCCATCCGGACGCACTTGCCGTCGTCCTCACCGATCAGCGACATCCGCCCCACCCGGTCCTCGTCACCGGGGAAGCGCTCGCGCACCTGCTCGAGGAACCGCTCGTTGATCTCGTAGATCAGTTCCAGGTGCCGCGGCAGCGCCTCACCGAAGATGCGCAGCGGCCAGGTCTCCAGCGCCTCGGGCAACAGGGTGTGATTGGTGTAGCCGAACGTGCGCACCGTCAGATCCCACGCCGCGTCCCACGACAACTGATACTCGTCGATGAGCAGCCGCATCAGTTCCGCCACCGCGATCGACGGGTGGGTGTCGTTGAGCTGGATGGCCCACTTGTCCGGCAGCGCCGACAGCGGCAGGTGCGCGCGCTGCAGGTGGATGTTGAGGATGTCCTGCAGCGAGCACGTCACGAAGAAGTACTGCTGCAGCAGCCGTAGCCGCTTACCCGCCTCCGGTTCGTCGTTGGGGTAGAGCACCTTCGACACCGTCTCGGAGACGACCTCCTCGTCGACGGCCTTGTAGAAGTCGCCGGTGTTGAACGCATCCAGTGCGAACGACTCGACCGCCCGCGCGCTCCACAGCGTCAGCGTGTTGCAGGTGTTGACGCCGTATCCCTGGACCGGGGTGTCGTAGGAGACGCCCTTGAGGACGCGCTGCGGAACCCAACGCACCCGGAAACGTCCGGTGACGTCCTCGTAGGTCTCGGTGTGGCCGCCCCAGTTGACGGTGTAGGCGGCATCCGGTTTGTCGATCTCCCACGGGTTGCCGTGCACCAGCCAGTTGTCGGTCTTCTCGACCTGCCAGCCATCGGCCAGCTCCTGCTTGAAGATGCCGAACTCGTAGCGGATGCCGTAGCCGATCGACGGGCGCTCCAGCGTGGCCATCGAATCCAGGTAGCAGGCCGCCAGCCGGCCCAGCCCGCCGTTGCCCAAGCCCGGCTCGCCCTCACAGTCGAGGATGACGTCGAGGTCCTGGCCGAGGTCGGCCAGCGCCTGACGCGCCTGGGCCTCGATGCCCAGATTGAGCAGGTTGTTGCCCAGCTGCGGGCCCATCAGGAACTCGGCGGACAGGTAGCAGGTGACCTTGCAGGACAGATCCAGCCAGTCCTGGGTGGTCGCCATCCAGCGTTTCTGCATGCGGTCGCGCACCGCCAGGGACAGCGCCTTGTAGTAGTGCTCGGGGGTGAGCACCGCCGGCGGGCGGGCGATCGAATAGATCAGGTGATCCGACACCGCGGCGCGCAGCGCGTCGGCGGTCATGCCGGAACGGGTCTGTCCGGTGGGGGCGAGGTGGGCGCCGTTGTGGTCGGTGGAATCTTCCGGCGTGGAGGTCACGACGTCGGTCACTGCGTCTCCTGGTATCCGAGCCTGCGAGCGTGGACGCGTCATTGTGTCGCGCGCGTGTTTCCCGACAAAGTCGGGAATGTGAACTCCGCGCTAGCCTCGGATGGGCAGTCGGGGGATTGCCGAGACGAATATTGACGCGGTTGACTAGACGGATGGCAGCGGGCGCCGAAGCAGACGGCTGGTGGGCCGGTCTGCGCGCCCGCGTGCGCGTTGCCGGTCTGCGCGCACCCGTGCGCGGTGCTGGTCTGCGCGCACCCGTGCGCGGTGCCGACCTGGTTCCCCCTCTCTGGCAGCTGATCGGCTGGACCGCCGCCGTCGCCTCCGCGTCGTACCTGGTGCGCTGGCTGGCCAGCGTCGACGGGCGCACCTTCACCGTGGTCTGGCTGGCCGCGGCGCCGCAGTTGGTGGCGCTGCTGACCGCCCGCCGCCGGCACTGGCCGGTGTATCTGCTGGCGTTCGCGGTGACGCAGTACCTGCCCGCGTGGTTGCTGCTCGGCCAGCATCCTGAGCTGGCCGCCCTGTCCACCGTCAGCGCGGTGCTGTTCGCCGCGACGCTCCTGCACCCCGACCGGGACTGGGTGTCCGGGCGCAGCGATTCCGTGCGCAGCTGGAGGCGCTTCGTCATCTACGCCGTGATGGTGGCCCCGATGCTGGCCGGGGTGATCGGCGCGGCCAGCGTGCTCGTGCATCAACAGGGCCCCACCGACCTGCAGAGCCTCGCGCGCACCGCGCTGATCTGGTATCTCGCGGAAGCCGTCGGCATCGCGTTCCTGACGCCGGTGCTGCTGCGCTGGCGCAGATACTGGCGGCGCTACACCGGACGGCAACTGATCTCCACCGCCGGGCTCACGCTGCTGATGTTGGGGCTCGGCGCGGTGGCCGCCTCCGAGTCGAATTTCCTGCTGATGTTCCTCACCGGCGTACCGGCACTGCTGATGCTCATCGAGTTCGGCATCGCTGCGGCGTTCTGGCAGCTGGCGGTCGGCGCCGTGATCATCCTGGGCACCACCTTCGCCGGGCGCGGCCCGTTCATCGCCACCGCAGACACCGCGACGCAGGCGATGATCCACGCCCAGGCGTTCCTGCTCGCCGGGTACGCGATGGTGGTCATCGTCGCCGCGGCGCTCGAGGAGCGCAACCGGCTGTCCGCGCTCGACCACGTCAGCCGCGAGATCTACGACCTCGTCGCCGATCTGACCGGTGACCTGGTGCTGGTGCTCGACCCGCGCGGCGACGTGCTGCACCACGCCTACACCGGCCACACCCACCTGGACCTGCCGCAGGGCCGGATCAGCCGGACCGAATGGCTCGAGCATGTCCATCCCGAGGACCAGCACCTGATCACCAACCGGATGGCGTCCCGGAGCGAGGGGGTGTCGCTGCCGTTTCGCGTGCGCTCCCGCGAGGGCGGATGGCGCTGGTATGTGGTGCACAGCCGGCGCACGGCGCACGGGCTGTCGGCGGCCATCCTGCGCGACGTCACGCTCGAACGGGAAATGCAGGAGTCGCTGACCGACCTGGCCAACTCCGATGCGTTGACCGGTCTGGCCAACCGGCGCGGGTTGACTCAACGGGCCCGCGAGATCTGGCTGCGCGCCCATGAACTCGACCAACCCCTGACGGCGCTGTTCGTCGATGTCGACCACTTCAAGGCGTTCAACGACGAGTTCGGCCACCAGGCCGGCGACGCGTGCCTGCGCGACGTGTCCGACGTCCTGCAGAATCTGGCCGCCCCGGAGACGTGTGTGGCTGCGCGGTACGGCGGTGAGGAGTTCGCCGTCGTGCTGGCCGGCTGCGACGACCCGTATACGTTCGCCAAGGGGGTGGCTGCGGCGATCCGCGCGCTCGGGATCGACCATCCGGCCTCGCCGTGCGGCGTCCTGACGATCAGCATCGGGGTCGCGACCGCATACCCGCGCACCGCGCACGGCGTCGACCCGGACGCCGCGGTGGGACAGCTGCTCGAGCGCGCCGACCAGGCGCTGTACGTGGCGAAGTCGCAGGGCCGCAACGCCATCGCGCTGGCCCGCGACGAAGCGCTAGTCGGCGAGCAGGTTCACCGCGCCGGCGAAGAGGCGCGGGAAGCGGGCGGCGGCGGGCACGACGACTGAGCGCAGCGGCGACGTGCCCACAGCCAGCATGCCCTCCGTCAGCAGCCGGTAGCGGCGCGTGGCCCGGCGCCACTGCCGTTCGTAGTCCTGCGGACGGTCGGCCACCACGCTGTCGACCAGCAGCCGCGACGCCGCGAACGCCAACCCGAGACCCTCACCGGTCAGCGCGTCGACGTAGCCGGCCGCGTCCCCGACCAGCAGCACCCGGCCCGCCGTCCGACGGTGGACCCGTTGCCGCAGTGGACCGGCCGCCCGGTCGGGCCCGTGGGCGTGCCCGTCCAGGCGGTCGCGCAACGTGGGGAAGGCGGCGAGGTGCTGCTCGAAGCGTGCCTGCCGGGATGTCAGGATCGCGATGCCGACGCAGTCGTCGTCGACCGGTGTGAGGTAGGCCTCGGTGTCGGCCGACCAGTACACCTCGACGAACTCGCTCCACGGCGCCACCGCGACATGGCGCTTGAGGCCCCACCGCCGCGCGCGGCCGGCCGGGCGCTCGAGGCGCAGGCCCGCCCGGATCGGGGAGTGCAGGCCGTCGGCGGCAGCGACGTAGCGGGCGCGGATGTCGGTCCGCGTGGTGTGCACCGTCGCCGCGTCGTCGTCCTGGCTCACCGCACGCACCGAGTCCTGCACGATGTCGGCCCCGGCGGCTACCGCTGCGTCGAGCAGCGCGGCGTGCAGCGTGGTGCGGCGCACGCCCAGCCCGGTTCCCGAGTCGAACTGCGCGGTGACGCGGTGGCGCGCGTCGAGGTAGGCC is a window from the Mycolicibacterium poriferae genome containing:
- a CDS encoding sensor domain-containing diguanylate cyclase, with the protein product MAAGAEADGWWAGLRARVRVAGLRAPVRGAGLRAPVRGADLVPPLWQLIGWTAAVASASYLVRWLASVDGRTFTVVWLAAAPQLVALLTARRRHWPVYLLAFAVTQYLPAWLLLGQHPELAALSTVSAVLFAATLLHPDRDWVSGRSDSVRSWRRFVIYAVMVAPMLAGVIGAASVLVHQQGPTDLQSLARTALIWYLAEAVGIAFLTPVLLRWRRYWRRYTGRQLISTAGLTLLMLGLGAVAASESNFLLMFLTGVPALLMLIEFGIAAAFWQLAVGAVIILGTTFAGRGPFIATADTATQAMIHAQAFLLAGYAMVVIVAAALEERNRLSALDHVSREIYDLVADLTGDLVLVLDPRGDVLHHAYTGHTHLDLPQGRISRTEWLEHVHPEDQHLITNRMASRSEGVSLPFRVRSREGGWRWYVVHSRRTAHGLSAAILRDVTLEREMQESLTDLANSDALTGLANRRGLTQRAREIWLRAHELDQPLTALFVDVDHFKAFNDEFGHQAGDACLRDVSDVLQNLAAPETCVAARYGGEEFAVVLAGCDDPYTFAKGVAAAIRALGIDHPASPCGVLTISIGVATAYPRTAHGVDPDAAVGQLLERADQALYVAKSQGRNAIALARDEALVGEQVHRAGEEAREAGGGGHDD
- a CDS encoding NAD(P)/FAD-dependent oxidoreductase — its product is MIDLAVIGGGPAGLATAIHAARAGLQTVVVEKRSGPIDKACGEGLMPHATRQLELLGATPAGRPFRGVAYLDARHRVTAQFDSGTGLGVRRTTLHAALLDAAVAAGADIVQDSVRAVSQDDDAATVHTTRTDIRARYVAAADGLHSPIRAGLRLERPAGRARRWGLKRHVAVAPWSEFVEVYWSADTEAYLTPVDDDCVGIAILTSRQARFEQHLAAFPTLRDRLDGHAHGPDRAAGPLRQRVHRRTAGRVLLVGDAAGYVDALTGEGLGLAFAASRLLVDSVVADRPQDYERQWRRATRRYRLLTEGMLAVGTSPLRSVVVPAAARFPRLFAGAVNLLAD